A single window of Sebastes umbrosus isolate fSebUmb1 chromosome 16, fSebUmb1.pri, whole genome shotgun sequence DNA harbors:
- the fcf1 gene encoding rRNA-processing protein FCF1 homolog — MGKQKTRKFAAMKRMINLKDNRIKEKDRAKTKEKKKKDPSALKEREVAKYPSCLFFQYNTQLGPPYHILVDTNFINFSIKAKLDIVQSMMDCLYAKCIPCITDCVMAEIEKLGMKYRVALRIAKDPRFERLPCTHKGTYADDCLVQRVTQHKCYILATVDRDLKRRIRKIPGVPIMYISNHRYNIERMPDDYGAPRF; from the exons ATG GGGAAGCAGAAAACAAGGAAGTTTGCCGCAATGAAGAGAATGATCAATCTGAAAGATAATAGAAT AAAAGAGAAAGACCGGGCTAAAaccaaagagaaaaagaagaaagatcCCTCAGCGCTTAAGGAGAGAGAAGT GGCAAAGTACCCATCATGCCTGTTCTTCCAGTACAATACTCAGCTTGGTCCACCATACCACATTCTGGTCGACACCAATTTCATCAACTTCTCCATCAAGGCCAAACTGGACATTGTTCAGTCTATGATGGATTGTCTGTATGCAAAAT GTATCCCATGTATCACAGACTGTGTGATGGCTGAGATTGAAAAGCTTGGAATGAAGTACAGAGTCGCACTCAG gatAGCCAAGGATCCAAGGTTTGAGCGCCTGCCATGCACACACAAGGGAACATATGCCGATGACTGTTTGGTCCAAAGGGTAACACAG CACAAGTGTTACATCCTGGCCACTGTGGACAGAGATCTAAAGAGAAGAATCAGGAAGATCCCCGGGGTTCCCATTATGTACATCTCAAACCACAG GTACAATATTGAACGGATGCCTGATGACTACGGTGCTCCAAGGTTTTAA